The following are from one region of the Corynebacterium hindlerae genome:
- a CDS encoding prolyl oligopeptidase family serine peptidase, whose amino-acid sequence MTQTHDFLRDIDSPDALAWAAERSERTAAKLELEPLRSELLAALDTDARIPMPRRRGELLFNFWRDADHPRGVWRTTTLDSYLGETEWRTLIDVDQLAAAEGENWVWKGAHVRSPHYDRAMIKLSRGGADATELREFDLTTGEFVPGGFTVPEAKTDVSWLDQDTLLIGTDMGEDSLTESGYPAHVYLWKRGEDLADAELFFSGSRSDVAVGGWHDSMPGFERTFVTRSLDFYRSRTYLDRDGLQLIDIPEDCGFSTFREWMFIAPRTDFAGIPAGGLGVKLFENFLAGDRDFTPVFTPTAETSLQGLTFTKNYAVLSLLSNVASRIITIPLGQWDEQHTLVDGLGTSSVAGTSPLRDDEIWITTTSFAQPTTLHFGHIGGELTEVKTAPALFDATGMETRQHWATSTDGTRIPYFITGVFTDQAQPTLVHAYGGFEVSLRPSYSVTRGIGWLARSGLFVEANLRGGGEFGPEWHSQVVKTNRHKVWEDHEAVLADLVERGYTTPQLLGIRGGSNGGLLTAGALVQYPDRMGAVVSQVPLTDMLSYHTMSAGASWMAEYGNPDDPTEREAIVKWSPLEGVDKQRAYPPCLVTTSTRDDRVHPSHARLFTQQLEDAGQRVDYYENIEGGHAGAADNEQTAFMEALIYSWLWSTLSNR is encoded by the coding sequence ATGACACAGACCCACGACTTCCTGCGCGATATTGACTCTCCTGACGCACTAGCGTGGGCTGCGGAAAGATCCGAGCGCACGGCAGCAAAGCTCGAACTTGAGCCGCTTCGTAGTGAGCTGCTTGCGGCGCTGGATACGGACGCGCGGATCCCCATGCCCCGCCGGCGCGGCGAGTTGCTTTTCAACTTTTGGCGCGATGCCGATCACCCACGCGGCGTCTGGCGGACCACCACCTTGGACAGCTACCTGGGAGAAACCGAGTGGCGCACCCTGATCGACGTAGATCAGTTGGCTGCCGCCGAAGGCGAGAACTGGGTGTGGAAAGGAGCGCATGTGCGTTCTCCACACTACGACCGTGCGATGATCAAGCTCTCCCGTGGTGGCGCGGACGCGACCGAGCTCCGGGAATTTGACCTTACCACCGGCGAATTTGTGCCTGGTGGCTTCACCGTTCCAGAAGCAAAAACCGACGTCAGTTGGCTAGATCAGGACACCTTGCTCATCGGCACTGACATGGGAGAAGATTCCCTCACCGAATCTGGGTACCCCGCCCACGTGTACCTGTGGAAGCGTGGCGAGGACTTGGCCGATGCGGAACTGTTTTTCTCAGGTAGTCGCAGCGACGTGGCAGTGGGTGGCTGGCACGACTCGATGCCCGGCTTCGAGCGAACCTTCGTCACCCGTTCCCTCGATTTCTACCGTTCCCGCACCTACCTGGACCGGGATGGACTCCAACTCATTGACATCCCCGAAGACTGCGGTTTCTCCACCTTCCGCGAATGGATGTTCATTGCACCCCGCACGGATTTCGCCGGGATCCCGGCCGGTGGTCTGGGAGTGAAGCTCTTTGAGAACTTCCTCGCCGGGGACCGTGACTTCACGCCGGTTTTTACTCCTACCGCAGAAACCTCCCTGCAGGGGCTGACGTTCACCAAGAACTACGCAGTGCTCAGCCTGCTCAGCAATGTGGCCAGCCGCATCATCACCATCCCGCTCGGCCAGTGGGACGAGCAGCACACGCTCGTCGATGGCCTGGGAACCTCCTCGGTCGCCGGAACCAGCCCACTGCGCGATGACGAGATATGGATCACCACTACTAGCTTCGCCCAGCCCACCACCCTGCATTTTGGGCATATCGGTGGGGAGCTGACCGAAGTAAAGACCGCGCCTGCGCTTTTCGACGCCACCGGGATGGAAACCCGCCAGCACTGGGCTACCTCCACCGATGGCACCCGCATCCCCTACTTCATCACGGGTGTGTTTACCGATCAGGCACAGCCAACGTTGGTCCACGCCTACGGCGGTTTCGAGGTCTCACTGCGCCCCAGCTATTCGGTGACGCGAGGCATCGGTTGGCTCGCGCGGTCAGGCCTGTTCGTGGAAGCAAATCTGCGTGGTGGCGGAGAGTTTGGTCCGGAGTGGCACTCCCAGGTGGTGAAAACGAACCGGCACAAGGTATGGGAGGACCACGAGGCTGTCCTCGCTGACCTCGTGGAACGTGGTTACACTACCCCACAGCTGCTCGGTATCAGGGGCGGATCTAACGGCGGGCTGCTCACCGCTGGCGCACTCGTGCAGTATCCCGACCGGATGGGGGCCGTGGTCAGTCAAGTGCCTCTAACAGACATGTTGAGCTACCACACCATGAGCGCCGGCGCCTCCTGGATGGCGGAATACGGCAACCCGGATGATCCAACTGAGCGGGAAGCCATCGTGAAGTGGTCACCGCTGGAGGGCGTCGATAAGCAGCGTGCTTACCCGCCTTGCCTCGTGACCACCTCCACGCGCGATGACCGCGTCCACCCCTCCCACGCCCGCCTGTTCACCCAGCAACTCGAAGACGCAGGTCAGCGCGTCGATTACTACGAAAACATCGAGGGTGGCCACGCCGGGGCGGCCGACAACGAGCAAACTGCATTCATGGAAGCGCTCATCTACTCCTGGCTGTGGAGTACCCTAAGTAACCGATGA
- a CDS encoding M1 family metallopeptidase, producing MTTHRLRNTPIPGTRDDYTGVDFNLGFHISHYDLTLDYRVLPNRLNAVATIDAENYEPIQGMTLDLVDSMRVSKVTAQGVRLARFKQSSDKLRIAFAEEVPADTSFVLTIKYAGNPHPVRTAWGEIGWEELSSGSLVASQPCGARTWFPCDDTPDEKATYDFHVSVDNPFTAVCNGILRGQSRSGSRTTFHWHIEQPMATYLATVMVGEYQRLELSNDPVPIIGYVPAKLIPAFQKSFARQADMLALYVQLFGEYPFSSYTVVVTEDNLEIPLEAAGLSIFGANHAREARWERLIAHELSHQWFGNSMGLAQWNDIWLNEGFACYAEWLWFEHSAGRPAAEAAREHYRGLVAKPQDLLLANPGPRDMFDDRVYKRGALVVHSLRTLLGDDQFFAMLHRYVEFGRHGVVEPHDLRGEVLNAAEDPHAVTQLWESWLHEVQLPVFPEPSAR from the coding sequence ATGACCACTCACCGCCTGCGCAACACCCCGATCCCCGGTACCCGAGACGACTACACGGGGGTCGACTTCAACCTCGGGTTCCACATCAGCCACTACGACCTCACCCTCGATTACCGGGTACTGCCGAACCGGCTGAACGCGGTGGCCACGATCGATGCGGAGAATTACGAACCGATCCAGGGCATGACTCTTGACCTGGTGGATTCCATGCGAGTGTCCAAGGTGACGGCGCAGGGCGTGCGACTCGCAAGGTTCAAACAATCCTCAGACAAGCTCCGGATTGCCTTCGCGGAAGAGGTCCCCGCCGACACGAGCTTCGTGCTGACGATCAAATACGCCGGCAACCCCCACCCCGTCCGAACAGCGTGGGGAGAAATCGGCTGGGAGGAGCTGTCCTCCGGCTCCCTCGTCGCGTCCCAACCCTGTGGCGCGCGTACGTGGTTCCCCTGCGATGACACCCCGGATGAGAAGGCGACGTATGACTTTCACGTGAGCGTCGATAACCCGTTCACGGCGGTGTGCAACGGCATCCTTCGAGGTCAAAGCCGATCTGGGTCGCGCACCACATTCCACTGGCACATCGAGCAGCCGATGGCAACATATCTGGCCACGGTGATGGTCGGCGAGTACCAACGCCTGGAGCTGAGCAACGATCCGGTCCCCATTATCGGCTACGTGCCGGCGAAACTCATTCCGGCATTCCAGAAAAGCTTTGCGCGCCAGGCGGACATGTTGGCCCTTTACGTGCAGCTATTCGGCGAATATCCCTTTAGCAGCTACACGGTAGTCGTGACCGAAGACAACCTCGAGATCCCGCTGGAAGCGGCCGGGTTGTCTATTTTCGGCGCCAATCATGCGCGGGAAGCCCGCTGGGAGCGCCTCATCGCGCACGAGCTGTCTCATCAGTGGTTTGGCAACTCGATGGGCCTAGCCCAGTGGAATGACATTTGGCTCAACGAGGGCTTTGCCTGCTACGCCGAATGGCTGTGGTTCGAGCATTCCGCTGGCCGGCCAGCCGCCGAGGCGGCACGGGAACACTACCGTGGCTTGGTGGCGAAGCCTCAGGATCTTCTACTCGCTAATCCCGGCCCGCGGGATATGTTTGATGACCGCGTGTACAAGCGCGGCGCGTTGGTGGTCCACTCCCTCCGCACGCTGCTTGGCGACGATCAGTTCTTCGCAATGCTGCACCGCTACGTCGAATTCGGCCGTCACGGTGTCGTGGAACCGCACGACCTGCGCGGAGAAGTGTTGAATGCTGCCGAGGACCCGCATGCCGTGACACAGCTGTGGGAGTCCTGGCTGCATGAGGTGCAGCTGCCGGTGTTCCCGGAGCCGAGCGCCCGATGA
- a CDS encoding polysaccharide biosynthesis protein encodes MKSLSLATVFAALSGFAIIFIAPHAMPRVEVEEFMAFWGLFFAITGLIDGLMQETTRSVSSARSHDQLPLVVANPWRTAAGIASVLGFIAIISSPLWLMLLSTTSGVAVALLAFGLMSYVFQALMSGLLSGTEKWPLLAALLTLDSGIRLGLVLLAWWAGWGLPMFLVITVIGALSWLIIFPLAKDAVRAQTDCAPVVFRRNTLSAMMATGATALLITGFPTFIKATQDPTPVAGVTMAAVMYAVTLTRAPILVPLQRFQSALIVNFVAGRAHVLQALAKPVAAVFALGVSGGALAWLIGPWIMETLWGPDYAVPGVVLAILTLASACTGALMITGTATLAIERYRSYVLGWVVATVVAFAMLLLPFTLATNVCTALLLGPAVGALVHVSALVRD; translated from the coding sequence ATGAAATCACTGTCCCTAGCGACAGTGTTCGCAGCGCTGTCCGGCTTCGCCATCATTTTCATCGCCCCGCACGCCATGCCACGCGTCGAGGTAGAAGAGTTCATGGCCTTCTGGGGGCTATTCTTCGCCATCACTGGGCTCATCGACGGCCTCATGCAAGAAACCACCAGGTCCGTCTCCAGTGCGCGTTCACACGATCAACTACCGCTAGTTGTTGCTAACCCGTGGCGTACCGCAGCGGGGATCGCGAGTGTCCTTGGCTTCATCGCCATCATCTCTTCACCGCTCTGGCTCATGCTGCTGTCTACGACATCCGGCGTGGCGGTGGCACTGTTGGCCTTCGGCTTGATGTCATACGTCTTCCAGGCGTTGATGTCCGGTCTGCTCAGTGGCACTGAGAAGTGGCCACTTTTGGCGGCGCTGCTCACCCTGGATTCTGGGATTCGCCTAGGCTTGGTGTTGCTCGCGTGGTGGGCAGGCTGGGGACTTCCGATGTTCCTGGTCATCACGGTGATCGGCGCACTGAGCTGGCTGATAATCTTCCCGCTGGCCAAGGATGCGGTGCGCGCTCAGACGGACTGTGCGCCAGTGGTCTTCCGCCGAAATACGCTGTCGGCCATGATGGCGACCGGGGCAACTGCGCTGCTCATTACGGGTTTTCCCACGTTCATTAAGGCGACCCAGGATCCTACCCCGGTGGCTGGGGTGACGATGGCAGCAGTCATGTACGCGGTGACGCTGACGCGCGCCCCGATTTTGGTGCCGCTGCAGCGCTTCCAGTCAGCGTTGATCGTGAACTTTGTGGCGGGTCGCGCGCACGTGCTGCAGGCCTTAGCGAAGCCCGTAGCGGCAGTGTTTGCGCTTGGGGTCAGCGGTGGCGCCCTAGCTTGGCTGATTGGTCCGTGGATCATGGAAACGCTGTGGGGGCCGGACTACGCGGTCCCGGGGGTGGTGCTAGCCATCCTCACCCTGGCGAGTGCCTGCACTGGCGCGCTCATGATCACCGGTACTGCGACCCTCGCTATCGAGCGTTACCGCAGCTACGTGCTGGGGTGGGTCGTGGCCACCGTGGTGGCTTTTGCCATGTTGTTGCTCCCTTTTACGCTGGCCACGAACGTGTGCACGGCACTGTTGCTGGGCCCGGCCGTGGGCGCTTTAGTCCATGTGTCCGCGCTGGTTCGCGACTAG
- a CDS encoding glycosyltransferase family 2 protein → MDNTDTWLVIPCYNEGSVIQDVIENARKTFPNIVAVNDGSADDSAARIHAAGAHLVNHPVNLGQGAAIQTGVEYARMQPGAEYFVTFDADGQHQVKDVVKMLNRLRTEPIDIVVGTRFGRPRAEDDQVPWIKRVVLKTVVFLSPRTRRLGLTDAHNGLRAFNKRVANELNLRMNGMSHASEFVSTMDEKKWRVAEEPVDILYTEYSMSKGQSLINGVNILADGLLARKLP, encoded by the coding sequence ATGGATAATACTGACACTTGGCTGGTTATTCCGTGCTACAACGAGGGCTCTGTGATTCAGGACGTCATCGAAAACGCGCGCAAGACCTTTCCTAACATCGTGGCCGTCAACGACGGTTCCGCCGACGACTCCGCCGCGCGTATTCACGCCGCAGGTGCTCACTTGGTGAACCACCCCGTGAACCTCGGCCAGGGTGCGGCGATCCAGACTGGCGTGGAGTATGCGCGGATGCAGCCGGGCGCCGAGTATTTTGTCACCTTCGATGCCGACGGCCAGCACCAGGTGAAGGACGTGGTGAAGATGCTGAACCGGCTACGTACTGAACCGATCGACATTGTCGTGGGAACCCGGTTCGGCCGCCCGCGCGCCGAGGATGACCAGGTGCCGTGGATTAAGCGGGTGGTGCTCAAGACCGTCGTGTTCCTCTCGCCGCGCACCCGTCGCCTCGGGCTTACCGACGCCCACAATGGCCTGCGAGCCTTCAACAAAAGGGTCGCTAATGAGCTGAACCTGCGCATGAACGGCATGAGCCACGCCTCCGAGTTCGTCTCCACCATGGACGAAAAGAAGTGGCGGGTGGCCGAGGAGCCGGTAGATATCCTGTACACCGAGTACTCCATGTCCAAGGGCCAGTCCCTGATCAACGGCGTGAATATCCTC
- a CDS encoding glycosyltransferase translates to MPTLSVLVTVYHRIKPAELREALDSLTLQTHPADEVVIVQDGPIGDDLQALIDAFLTSYDGARTIVLARNQGAGPASQAGLSTIDTDFIARLDADDVAYPERFAQQLAFFAAHPDIDVLGTALAEFHDDITNVVGVRTLPETHDELAKYALINSPINNPSVMMRTAVAKAAGGYRDVHHMEDYDLYARLLASGAQLHNLQQPLTYFRSSADVFERRTGKGMFAAERHMQRNLVSYGLISRPRSWFNLVARTAYRLLPAQALRAAYGRLFHRD, encoded by the coding sequence ATGCCGACGCTCTCCGTTCTTGTCACCGTCTATCACCGCATTAAGCCCGCCGAGCTGCGGGAAGCCCTCGACTCCTTGACGCTACAAACCCACCCGGCGGACGAGGTGGTGATCGTACAGGATGGGCCGATCGGTGACGATTTGCAGGCGCTTATCGACGCCTTCCTCACCTCCTATGACGGTGCCCGCACGATCGTGTTGGCGCGTAACCAGGGGGCGGGGCCTGCGTCTCAAGCAGGGCTCAGCACCATTGACACCGATTTCATCGCGCGTCTCGACGCCGACGATGTCGCATACCCGGAGCGCTTCGCGCAGCAACTTGCGTTTTTCGCCGCGCACCCAGATATTGACGTGTTGGGCACCGCGCTGGCAGAGTTCCACGATGACATCACCAACGTTGTCGGAGTGCGCACTTTGCCAGAAACCCATGATGAACTGGCAAAATATGCGCTAATTAATTCCCCTATCAATAATCCGAGTGTGATGATGCGGACGGCCGTCGCTAAGGCAGCGGGTGGCTATCGCGACGTGCACCACATGGAGGACTACGACCTGTATGCTCGCCTGCTCGCCAGCGGTGCGCAGCTCCATAACCTGCAGCAACCGCTGACGTATTTCCGTTCCAGCGCCGACGTGTTTGAGCGCCGCACGGGCAAGGGTATGTTCGCGGCGGAGCGTCACATGCAGCGCAATTTGGTGTCCTATGGCCTGATTTCCCGGCCGCGTTCGTGGTTTAACCTGGTGGCGCGCACGGCCTATCGGCTCTTGCCCGCGCAAGCTTTACGGGCAGCGTACGGCAGGTTGTTCCACCGCGACTAG